Proteins from a single region of Leuconostoc gasicomitatum LMG 18811:
- a CDS encoding undecaprenyl-diphosphate phosphatase — protein MLDILKSIIIGIVEGITEFLPVSSTGHIILAEALMRIPSGNVWTNSFTAVFDYAIQLGAIFAVIQLYFNRLNPFSQKKTSKERFQTWRLWIKVVVGVIPAVIFGFLFNDFMDAHLLNFRVVSATLIIYGIAFIWIENRQKNIAPKITSLNKITFKLALFIGLFQVLSLVPGTSRSGATILGAVILGASRFVAAEFSFFLSIPVMFGVTILKVGTFLLHGGRFTGMQSIVMLVGFVVSWIVALFAIKVMMRYIQNNDFKIFGWYRIAIGAIFLLLGFAGFVK, from the coding sequence ATGTTAGATATATTAAAATCAATTATTATTGGTATCGTCGAAGGCATTACCGAATTCTTACCAGTATCGTCTACTGGACACATCATTCTGGCAGAGGCTTTGATGAGGATACCTAGCGGCAACGTTTGGACGAATAGTTTTACAGCGGTTTTTGATTACGCCATTCAGCTTGGGGCCATTTTTGCGGTTATTCAACTCTACTTTAATCGGTTAAACCCATTTTCACAAAAAAAGACGTCAAAGGAACGTTTTCAAACCTGGCGATTGTGGATCAAAGTTGTTGTTGGTGTCATTCCGGCAGTGATATTTGGTTTCTTATTCAATGATTTTATGGATGCACATCTTCTTAATTTCCGGGTTGTTTCCGCAACCCTAATCATCTATGGTATTGCTTTTATTTGGATCGAAAATCGTCAAAAGAACATTGCACCAAAAATTACGAGTCTTAATAAAATAACATTCAAACTGGCATTGTTCATTGGTCTGTTTCAAGTGTTGTCCTTAGTTCCTGGAACATCACGTTCAGGAGCTACAATTCTTGGTGCGGTTATCCTAGGTGCCTCACGATTCGTAGCGGCAGAATTCTCGTTCTTCTTGTCTATCCCAGTTATGTTTGGCGTGACAATTTTAAAGGTTGGGACATTTCTATTGCACGGTGGCAGATTTACAGGTATGCAAAGCATTGTGATGCTAGTTGGCTTTGTCGTATCATGGATTGTTGCACTCTTTGCTATTAAAGTTATGATGCGTTACATTCAAAATAACGACTTTAAGATTTTTGGTTGGTATCGTATTGCAATTGGTGCTATCTTCTTGCTACTTGGTTTTGCTGGCTTTGTTAAATAA
- a CDS encoding SDR family NAD(P)-dependent oxidoreductase → MKNIVITGGSSGVGLAIAKDLAQENNIIIIGRNKNKATIVRNNLGSHVKTVIGDLSKQSDRQLVIAQIKSIFPHIDVLIHSAGIMPRTASENINSNLLSHYYLTLGLRDVLSNSRILIVTGNPKVINLVPVCDTQNNILARAAWLVTHKTLLMLVLANQLKAQSTTVNSFFPGDVRSELMDYTKTLTNTAVPVGKYLAMSPDIKQLSGVFFDKNGTIVPLNAKKFSFEIAQKALKKYLM, encoded by the coding sequence ATGAAAAATATTGTTATAACAGGCGGTTCATCTGGCGTTGGGTTAGCAATTGCCAAGGATCTGGCTCAAGAAAATAATATCATTATTATTGGTCGGAACAAAAACAAAGCTACGATTGTTCGAAATAACTTAGGTAGCCATGTCAAGACTGTCATTGGGGACTTGTCTAAACAATCTGATCGTCAGTTAGTGATCGCGCAAATTAAGTCAATTTTCCCTCATATTGATGTTTTGATTCATAGCGCAGGGATTATGCCACGTACGGCTAGTGAAAACATAAATAGTAATTTATTGTCACATTACTATTTAACTTTAGGTTTGCGAGATGTTTTGTCTAATAGCCGTATCTTAATCGTGACAGGTAATCCCAAAGTAATTAACCTTGTACCGGTTTGTGATACACAAAATAATATTTTGGCAAGAGCGGCTTGGTTAGTGACACATAAGACGCTTTTGATGCTTGTATTAGCTAATCAATTGAAAGCGCAATCGACAACTGTGAATAGTTTTTTCCCTGGGGATGTCCGTAGTGAATTAATGGATTACACGAAGACATTGACTAATACAGCGGTGCCAGTTGGCAAATATTTGGCAATGAGCCCAGATATCAAACAGTTATCGGGTGTTTTTTTTGATAAAAATGGCACTATTGTTCCGCTAAATGCTAAAAAATTCAGTTTTGAAATTGCACAGAAAGCTCTGAAAAAATATTTAATGTGA
- a CDS encoding PTS sugar transporter subunit IIB codes for MLACAAGMSTSLMVQKIQQAATAQNKEYDIFAKSTSDIDSQLNSDKVPNVVLLGPQVSYLKKDIQSKTDSKNIPMAVMPMIDYGTMNGENILKLAENLMGVE; via the coding sequence ATGTTAGCTTGCGCTGCCGGTATGTCAACATCACTGATGGTTCAAAAAATCCAACAAGCTGCTACAGCGCAAAATAAAGAATACGATATTTTTGCAAAATCAACCTCTGATATCGACTCACAATTAAATTCTGATAAAGTACCAAACGTTGTATTATTAGGTCCTCAAGTATCTTATCTTAAAAAAGATATTCAATCAAAAACTGATTCTAAGAACATTCCAATGGCCGTTATGCCTATGATAGATTATGGTACTATGAACGGTGAAAACATACTTAAGCTTGCCGAAAACCTGATGGGAGTTGAGTAA
- a CDS encoding MupG family TIM beta-alpha barrel fold protein produces the protein MSELGISIYPSKSSFDEMQSYLTQARELGYKKIFTSLLEVTGDTATVVDHFKKIIQYGNQIGMQICIDINPKLFKQLNIDYSDLSFFKELGVTTIRLDEGFTGYEEAKMTFNPWH, from the coding sequence ATGAGTGAATTAGGTATTTCGATTTATCCCTCTAAAAGTTCTTTTGATGAGATGCAATCCTATCTCACCCAAGCACGCGAGTTAGGATATAAAAAGATCTTCACGTCACTGCTAGAAGTCACAGGCGATACAGCTACTGTCGTTGACCACTTTAAAAAAATCATCCAATATGGCAATCAAATCGGCATGCAAATTTGTATTGACATTAATCCAAAGTTATTTAAGCAGCTGAACATTGACTATTCAGATTTGAGTTTTTTTAAAGAATTAGGTGTCACCACTATTCGACTAGATGAGGGATTTACAGGATACGAAGAAGCCAAAATGACTTTTAATCCTTGGCATTAA
- a CDS encoding carbonic anhydrase family protein has product MKHLDYSQQEDWREAGDTPLQSPIAINSEDTYPVHKSSDLVLTFNGQTQYDDRIVGEQFLVSGELMIAGEMWSLERFHFHDGAEHTVDGIRHDVEIHFVYRREGHILVLAIFGDVSNEPINTHIQDVFSDTIDAKILADWLPKNHSYYSYIGSLTTPPLGQDVIWVILKETISVGKDDLSVIHEHYPDNYRDVQDIAGRDVLSVRVTE; this is encoded by the coding sequence ATGAAACACTTAGATTACAGTCAACAAGAGGATTGGCGTGAAGCAGGGGACACGCCGCTACAATCACCCATTGCAATTAATAGTGAAGACACATATCCTGTCCATAAATCGTCTGATTTAGTGCTCACTTTTAATGGGCAGACACAATATGATGATCGCATCGTAGGCGAGCAATTTTTAGTTTCTGGTGAATTAATGATTGCAGGAGAGATGTGGTCATTAGAACGTTTTCATTTTCATGATGGCGCTGAACATACTGTTGACGGCATACGTCATGATGTCGAAATTCATTTTGTATATCGACGTGAAGGCCACATTTTAGTTTTGGCTATATTTGGCGATGTGTCAAATGAACCAATTAATACACATATTCAAGATGTATTTTCGGATACAATAGATGCAAAAATATTGGCTGATTGGTTGCCTAAAAACCATTCATATTATAGTTATATTGGTTCTCTGACAACGCCACCTCTTGGTCAAGACGTTATTTGGGTGATACTAAAAGAAACAATTTCAGTTGGGAAAGATGACTTATCAGTCATACATGAACATTATCCTGATAACTATCGCGATGTGCAGGATATTGCTGGTCGTGATGTGCTATCAGTTCGAGTCACAGAATGA
- a CDS encoding phospho-sugar glycosidase domain-containing protein codes for MVCDFGANTKNLSGSHNFYPQVRTGLQENYFKDTAKMYKAHNLETSAFIDGDTGKVGPWPVSNKMVSMEIQRDMSAASQVQLIKQTNLIDNIYISSSLLELEELSAIKAAFLSPYPVLEVSLNPNISDVEHRIAIEELQMFRGDYSGYMIRSSQSRIKYRDAEIMPNNLDNVQFGDIVIGNSSFGQYKGELQIALQPWENDGHYNVVGKIDETNLAILKTLKPWQTFKLINN; via the coding sequence ATGGTTTGTGATTTTGGTGCAAATACTAAAAATCTTAGCGGTTCACATAATTTCTATCCACAAGTGCGTACAGGCCTTCAAGAAAATTACTTTAAAGATACTGCCAAAATGTATAAAGCACATAATCTAGAAACCTCTGCCTTTATTGATGGTGACACAGGAAAAGTTGGTCCATGGCCCGTTTCAAATAAAATGGTTTCAATGGAAATTCAACGTGACATGTCTGCTGCCAGTCAAGTTCAACTCATAAAGCAGACAAACCTAATAGATAATATATACATTAGTAGCTCACTCTTAGAATTAGAAGAACTATCAGCTATTAAAGCAGCATTTTTAAGTCCTTATCCCGTATTAGAAGTTAGCTTGAATCCAAATATCTCTGACGTTGAACATCGTATAGCTATAGAAGAATTACAGATGTTTAGAGGCGATTATTCAGGTTATATGATTAGATCAAGTCAATCACGTATTAAATATCGTGATGCCGAAATTATGCCCAATAATCTAGACAATGTTCAATTCGGAGACATTGTCATTGGCAATAGTAGCTTTGGTCAATATAAGGGTGAATTACAAATTGCCCTCCAACCTTGGGAAAACGATGGACATTATAACGTCGTTGGCAAAATAGATGAAACAAATTTGGCTATTTTGAAAACACTTAAACCTTGGCAAACATTTAAATTAATCAACAATTAA
- a CDS encoding DegV family protein, translating to MSKIAIISDSASAIPATIRNRYHIFQVNDPIIFGEEVYKETVDIHDLGELVKMMKDKKMVASTSQPAPGDWEEVLSVAKASGYDKALIIPISSGISGAYQTANLVAGSYDGLSDVRVWDSKFAVMGSGMQSVMAAVMAENGKTLDDIIIALETLQKTFDVRFVVNDISHLQRTGRLSRGAALVGGLLNIKPILSMDIQDEGKIGAVGKARKMSGALKEIKTALDQYLMQVDFPVRVIVVDGNDAKLGDKWLKELQHDYPTVKFERGVIGAYIGVHTGDGAMGLIWARDWETLI from the coding sequence ATGTCTAAGATAGCAATAATTAGTGATTCAGCATCAGCAATACCAGCGACAATTCGTAATCGCTATCATATTTTCCAAGTGAATGACCCGATTATTTTTGGGGAAGAAGTTTATAAAGAAACAGTTGATATTCATGATCTTGGTGAATTAGTTAAGATGATGAAAGATAAAAAAATGGTGGCTTCAACGTCTCAACCGGCTCCGGGTGACTGGGAAGAGGTTTTAAGTGTTGCCAAGGCGTCGGGCTACGATAAAGCGCTAATTATACCAATCTCTTCAGGCATATCAGGTGCTTATCAGACAGCAAATCTTGTAGCAGGATCCTATGATGGGCTGTCAGATGTGCGTGTGTGGGATTCCAAGTTTGCGGTGATGGGATCTGGTATGCAATCGGTCATGGCAGCAGTCATGGCAGAAAACGGCAAAACATTAGACGATATCATAATAGCGTTAGAAACTTTACAAAAAACATTTGATGTGCGTTTTGTAGTTAATGATATCTCACACTTACAACGTACTGGTCGTTTGTCACGTGGCGCAGCGTTAGTCGGTGGTTTGCTTAACATTAAGCCTATTTTGTCGATGGATATTCAAGATGAAGGCAAAATAGGTGCTGTTGGTAAGGCACGTAAAATGAGTGGTGCGCTAAAAGAAATTAAGACAGCACTTGATCAATACTTAATGCAAGTTGATTTTCCAGTTCGAGTCATTGTGGTAGATGGAAATGATGCTAAATTGGGGGATAAGTGGTTGAAGGAATTACAACATGATTATCCAACAGTTAAGTTTGAACGTGGTGTAATTGGTGCTTATATTGGTGTGCACACTGGTGATGGTGCTATGGGGCTCATATGGGCTCGTGATTGGGAGACACTTATTTAA
- a CDS encoding fluoride efflux transporter FluC produces MTLLSVFVGAALGAMLRYVIIMIWPVQSSYFTAILIINSVGALGMGIVFASGQLSALNGFWSVGLLGGFTTFSTMMVQSAQLPFNKQLRYLMIQLIGGMLCFYMGVIIVNIFGTMA; encoded by the coding sequence ATGACTTTATTATCAGTCTTTGTTGGTGCAGCGCTTGGCGCCATGCTGCGATACGTAATTATTATGATTTGGCCAGTGCAATCATCATATTTTACAGCAATTTTGATCATTAATTCGGTCGGTGCTCTTGGCATGGGAATCGTGTTTGCTAGTGGACAGCTGTCAGCTTTGAACGGATTTTGGTCTGTGGGATTATTAGGCGGGTTTACAACGTTTAGTACGATGATGGTGCAAAGCGCTCAATTGCCGTTTAATAAGCAATTGAGATATCTAATGATACAATTAATTGGTGGTATGCTTTGCTTTTATATGGGTGTTATCATAGTCAACATATTTGGTACAATGGCTTAA
- a CDS encoding oxidoreductase, whose amino-acid sequence MTTKKIVLLTGASSGIGYKTAELLASLDYKVYGAARRVEKMASLSVLGITPIEMDVTDEISINQAVQKIIDQEGRIDVLINNAGYGSYGAIENVTLEEAKRQFDTNLFGVARLVQLVMPYMREQHAGKIINISSMAGRVTTYMGAWYHATKYALEAFSDALRMEVKPFGVAVVLVEPGGIKTDWGIIAAEHLRDTSQNTAYSEHALAAADRMHKLYSSDKLTDPSVIAGTIVKAVESKRPRARYLVGYGAKFSVFLHTILPAKVFDKIVQKLI is encoded by the coding sequence ATGACAACTAAAAAAATAGTTTTACTTACAGGTGCTAGTAGTGGTATTGGATACAAAACAGCAGAGCTATTAGCATCATTAGATTATAAAGTTTATGGGGCGGCGCGTCGTGTTGAAAAAATGGCGTCGCTGTCAGTATTGGGTATTACACCGATTGAAATGGATGTGACTGACGAAATATCAATCAATCAGGCTGTGCAAAAAATTATTGACCAAGAAGGGCGCATTGATGTTTTGATTAATAATGCTGGTTACGGTTCATATGGTGCTATCGAAAATGTGACACTTGAAGAAGCTAAGCGCCAATTTGACACGAACCTATTTGGTGTAGCAAGGTTAGTACAATTAGTGATGCCTTATATGCGTGAACAGCATGCTGGTAAAATCATTAATATCTCATCAATGGCAGGACGTGTGACGACATATATGGGTGCTTGGTATCATGCCACAAAGTATGCTTTAGAGGCCTTTAGTGATGCGTTGCGCATGGAGGTTAAGCCTTTTGGCGTGGCGGTTGTCTTGGTAGAGCCGGGTGGTATTAAAACGGATTGGGGTATTATTGCGGCAGAGCATCTCAGAGACACATCGCAAAATACAGCATATAGTGAACACGCTTTAGCAGCTGCAGATCGCATGCATAAACTTTATAGTTCAGATAAACTAACCGATCCAAGCGTTATTGCCGGCACTATTGTTAAAGCAGTTGAAAGCAAACGGCCACGTGCCCGCTATCTTGTCGGCTATGGTGCCAAATTCTCAGTGTTTTTGCACACCATTTTGCCAGCAAAAGTTTTCGATAAAATTGTTCAAAAATTAATTTAA
- a CDS encoding helix-turn-helix domain-containing protein encodes MTFGNHLKNVRLQKNLTQDQVAKDFFVTRQTISSWENEKTYPDITNLINLSDYYHISLDTLLKEDAGLRDHIEKKDVSQSLKPVKISLLGIDVILVSILLSNLLNWIQINSIVMSLILIITSLTAVALNNINKFDETYHLNLQQAWQKYLSGDYGLLYTSIIPIIFILLGIIVICHENSLSGLYPIIIGFVIFIVLIIRKLKKY; translated from the coding sequence ATGACATTCGGTAATCATTTAAAAAACGTGCGATTGCAAAAAAACTTAACCCAAGATCAAGTGGCCAAGGATTTTTTTGTGACGCGACAAACAATATCAAGTTGGGAAAATGAAAAAACTTATCCTGATATTACTAACTTAATTAATTTAAGTGACTATTATCATATTTCATTAGATACATTATTAAAGGAGGACGCTGGACTTCGTGACCATATTGAGAAAAAAGATGTATCACAAAGTCTCAAGCCAGTAAAAATCAGTTTACTAGGTATTGATGTGATTCTAGTATCAATCTTGTTATCAAATTTACTAAATTGGATTCAAATTAACAGTATCGTCATGTCGTTAATTTTGATAATAACTTCCTTGACAGCTGTGGCACTTAATAATATCAATAAATTCGACGAAACATATCACCTCAACCTGCAACAAGCTTGGCAAAAATATTTATCTGGTGATTATGGTTTGTTATATACAAGCATTATTCCTATCATATTCATTTTACTAGGTATCATTGTCATCTGTCATGAGAATAGCCTTAGTGGTCTTTACCCGATAATCATTGGTTTTGTTATTTTTATCGTGTTAATAATTCGGAAATTAAAAAAGTATTAA
- a CDS encoding NAD(P)H-hydrate epimerase produces the protein MQLVTASEMQKIDTYTVNTIGMPQDVLIERAALSVIDVIGAGHFNLEHILVLAGLGNNGADGVAITRLLYAQGFNVSLQFVGNVSRAKESVQRQLAIIEKYGLVRSEKSDFNEATLIIDAIFGTGLNNLLPEGLQKMIKAANHIEKTVIAIDTPTGIDATTGEVRGAALKAHTTVTFGYNKIGLTRRVGGYLSGNVIVKDIGLLTPPDFSFSDTEENHSTKDV, from the coding sequence ATGCAACTTGTAACTGCTTCTGAAATGCAAAAAATTGATACCTATACTGTTAACACGATTGGTATGCCTCAAGATGTACTCATTGAACGGGCAGCCCTATCAGTAATCGACGTCATTGGTGCCGGCCATTTTAATTTAGAACACATTTTAGTGTTAGCTGGACTTGGTAACAATGGTGCTGATGGCGTTGCCATCACGAGACTCTTATACGCACAAGGTTTCAATGTTTCTTTACAATTTGTTGGTAATGTCTCGCGCGCCAAAGAAAGTGTCCAGCGTCAATTGGCTATCATTGAAAAATATGGTCTTGTTCGATCTGAAAAAAGTGACTTTAACGAAGCGACACTCATCATTGATGCTATTTTTGGTACAGGATTGAACAATCTACTGCCCGAAGGATTGCAAAAAATGATCAAAGCTGCTAATCACATCGAAAAAACAGTCATTGCCATTGATACACCCACGGGCATTGACGCAACAACTGGCGAAGTCCGCGGTGCAGCATTAAAAGCACATACGACTGTCACATTTGGCTATAATAAGATTGGCTTAACGCGACGCGTTGGTGGCTATTTATCTGGTAATGTAATTGTGAAAGATATTGGTTTATTAACACCACCAGATTTTTCGTTTTCAGATACAGAAGAAAATCATTCGACTAAAGATGTTTAA
- a CDS encoding peptide chain release factor 3: MENFQEQLKNRRTFAIISHPDAGKTTLTEQLLLHGGVIREAGTVKGRGSHKLASSDWMAIEQQRGISVTSSVLQFDYDGKRINILDTPGHEDFSEDTYRTLMAVDSVVMVVDAAKGIEPQTKKLFEIVAQRGIPVFTFFNKIDRDARPALDLLDELEAILGIQAYPMNWPVGSGQILQGIYDLQKNAMVPFKKATAHPEIVAETMDEVELLRDAGNAFDQEAIAHGQLTPVFFGSALVNFGVTEFLREYLIYAPAPAATKTNDGEIITPDQSQFTGFVFKIQANMDPRHRDRIAFVRIVSGEFNRGMDVVLRRNNKKLKLSNVTQFMAEERENVQTAVPGDIIGVYDTGNFQIGDTIYAGKKAVQFPDLPTFTPELFNRVIAKDVMKQKSYHKGIEQLVQEGTIQLYKSWQGSEYIIGAVGQLQFEVFQFRMENEYNVEIQFEQIGSKVARWVSPDQLDEKMASSRNLLVKDRYDQPVFLFENKFAMNWFHDKYPDVVLEEKM; the protein is encoded by the coding sequence ATGGAAAACTTTCAAGAACAATTAAAAAATCGCCGAACTTTTGCTATTATTTCGCATCCAGATGCCGGTAAAACTACCTTAACAGAACAACTATTACTACATGGTGGTGTTATTCGTGAAGCTGGGACAGTCAAAGGCCGTGGGTCACATAAATTAGCCTCATCTGATTGGATGGCGATAGAACAGCAACGTGGTATTTCAGTGACTTCTTCTGTTTTACAGTTTGATTATGATGGTAAACGTATTAATATCTTGGATACGCCTGGGCATGAAGATTTTTCGGAAGATACTTATCGTACGCTGATGGCTGTTGATTCAGTTGTCATGGTTGTTGATGCTGCCAAAGGTATTGAACCACAAACTAAAAAATTGTTTGAAATTGTTGCGCAACGCGGTATACCTGTTTTCACATTTTTCAACAAAATTGATCGTGATGCCAGACCAGCTCTAGATCTGCTGGATGAATTGGAAGCAATTTTGGGTATTCAAGCTTATCCAATGAACTGGCCGGTTGGTTCAGGGCAAATATTGCAAGGCATTTATGATTTACAAAAAAACGCAATGGTCCCATTTAAAAAAGCAACTGCACATCCAGAAATTGTTGCAGAAACAATGGATGAGGTGGAACTTTTACGAGACGCTGGGAATGCCTTTGATCAAGAAGCAATTGCACACGGTCAATTAACACCTGTCTTTTTTGGATCCGCATTGGTTAATTTTGGTGTAACAGAATTCTTACGTGAATATTTAATCTATGCGCCAGCACCTGCTGCTACTAAAACAAATGATGGCGAAATAATTACGCCAGATCAGTCACAATTTACTGGTTTTGTATTTAAAATTCAGGCGAATATGGATCCGCGTCATCGTGACCGTATTGCGTTTGTCCGTATTGTCTCTGGTGAGTTTAATCGTGGAATGGATGTCGTACTACGAAGAAACAATAAAAAATTGAAATTATCAAATGTAACTCAGTTTATGGCGGAAGAACGTGAAAATGTTCAAACGGCAGTGCCAGGTGACATTATTGGCGTTTATGATACTGGTAATTTTCAAATTGGTGATACAATTTACGCTGGTAAAAAAGCGGTGCAATTTCCGGATCTACCCACATTTACACCCGAATTATTTAATCGCGTGATTGCTAAAGATGTGATGAAACAAAAATCATATCACAAAGGGATTGAACAGTTAGTGCAGGAAGGAACGATTCAGCTCTACAAGTCTTGGCAAGGAAGTGAGTACATTATTGGTGCTGTAGGTCAATTGCAGTTTGAAGTGTTCCAATTCCGTATGGAAAATGAATACAATGTTGAAATTCAATTTGAACAAATTGGTTCAAAAGTAGCGCGATGGGTTTCACCAGATCAATTAGATGAAAAAATGGCTTCTAGTCGTAATTTATTAGTAAAAGATCGCTATGATCAACCTGTGTTCTTGTTTGAAAACAAATTCGCTATGAATTGGTTCCATGATAAGTATCCGGATGTTGTGCTAGAAGAAAAAATGTAA
- a CDS encoding helix-turn-helix domain-containing protein → MVDNTFSEIQNLGRLIREMRQSRGVSANDLVQVTGLSHSVISKFERGQTDIQFSSMIKILSAMSLTLEDLCHAPMFTEFVVNEMAEKAYEFQNNPVVLETILNELNRRAILLRQEQVFKRILETCVHVNQPLSNDVNDYFDNLTGFWTFDAYLALLAEPFLPQRIHLRIAKAVVGCQGQQPKIINIAYDTFVH, encoded by the coding sequence ATGGTAGATAATACATTTTCAGAAATACAAAATTTAGGTCGTTTAATTCGCGAAATGCGTCAGTCACGCGGTGTATCGGCAAATGATCTTGTACAAGTAACAGGGTTGTCACATAGTGTTATTTCTAAATTTGAAAGAGGGCAAACAGACATTCAATTCAGCAGTATGATTAAGATTTTGAGTGCCATGTCGTTAACATTAGAAGATTTATGTCATGCACCCATGTTTACTGAGTTTGTCGTTAATGAAATGGCTGAAAAAGCATATGAATTTCAAAATAACCCAGTTGTTTTAGAAACTATTTTAAATGAGTTAAATCGTCGTGCGATTTTATTGAGACAAGAACAAGTTTTTAAACGCATTCTGGAAACGTGTGTTCATGTTAATCAACCACTATCTAATGATGTTAATGATTATTTTGATAATTTAACAGGATTTTGGACTTTTGATGCTTATCTGGCGCTTTTAGCCGAACCATTTTTGCCACAGCGCATTCATTTACGCATTGCTAAAGCAGTTGTTGGCTGTCAAGGGCAACAACCTAAAATTATTAATATTGCTTATGATACTTTTGTGCATTAG
- the trhA gene encoding PAQR family membrane homeostasis protein TrhA: protein MQRSKRYQITYEVLNAVTHGLGFFLAVIAGIALIFHVLRRPVTAFEMTAIVIYISTIGFFLLASTLFHSLIFTRAAKLFQFFDHAGIYLVILGSYTPYTWLLIKGWQGWAIWGAILTMTIAGFAYDLFFVGRWPWVSVTIYMVMGWLIVLAMPVLWGILSPVAFWLLVAGGLTYSAGTIFYLVPKIPMGHVYWHVFVLVGAGLMFASIYISL from the coding sequence ATGCAACGATCTAAACGTTATCAAATTACATACGAGGTTTTAAACGCTGTAACGCATGGATTAGGATTTTTCTTAGCTGTAATAGCTGGTATTGCCTTGATTTTTCATGTGTTAAGACGACCTGTAACAGCTTTTGAAATGACAGCCATTGTGATATATATTAGTACAATTGGCTTCTTTTTACTCGCTTCAACACTTTTTCATTCTCTGATATTTACACGTGCTGCTAAATTATTTCAGTTTTTTGATCACGCTGGTATTTATTTGGTTATTTTAGGAAGTTACACGCCATACACTTGGTTGCTGATTAAAGGGTGGCAAGGCTGGGCAATTTGGGGCGCAATTCTCACGATGACGATAGCGGGATTTGCCTATGATTTATTTTTTGTCGGTCGTTGGCCGTGGGTATCTGTCACAATTTACATGGTCATGGGCTGGCTAATCGTCTTAGCGATGCCAGTTTTGTGGGGTATCTTGTCTCCAGTTGCTTTCTGGCTCTTAGTCGCTGGAGGACTGACATATTCTGCGGGCACTATTTTTTATCTGGTACCAAAAATTCCAATGGGACATGTCTATTGGCATGTGTTTGTCTTAGTTGGTGCGGGTTTAATGTTTGCCAGTATATATATTAGTTTATAA
- a CDS encoding fluoride efflux transporter FluC, which produces MERQHNFLIELVIVGLGGGIGGSMRYILSLIPIIGHMFFITMVINWLGALLLAIFGVYISQVSKQLSLWPPFIGTGILGGFTTFSAMILQINQLASHNYLIAGGYVFFTIFGGIIMVNIGRKIGKQFDEVIK; this is translated from the coding sequence ATGGAAAGACAGCATAACTTTTTAATTGAATTGGTAATTGTTGGTTTAGGCGGTGGCATTGGTGGTAGTATGCGCTATATATTGAGTTTAATCCCAATAATTGGGCACATGTTCTTCATAACAATGGTTATTAATTGGTTGGGTGCATTATTACTAGCAATATTTGGCGTCTACATATCGCAAGTAAGCAAACAATTATCACTTTGGCCACCTTTTATTGGTACAGGCATTCTCGGTGGGTTTACAACATTTAGCGCAATGATTTTACAAATCAATCAATTAGCGAGTCATAACTATCTTATCGCGGGTGGCTATGTTTTCTTTACTATTTTTGGTGGCATTATCATGGTTAACATTGGCCGAAAAATAGGAAAACAATTCGATGAGGTAATTAAATGA